The sequence below is a genomic window from Dictyostelium discoideum AX4 chromosome 5 chromosome, whole genome shotgun sequence.
aaattaaatactcAACAACATTCTCATGTTCCTTatgtattattgttaattaaatttttaaaagaatggAGATCAACTCACAATGATAAAATGCCAGAAACAAGAGCAGAAAaagatgaatttaaaaagtttttcaaTTCTCACTCTTGGAGTGCCGATGAAATGAACTTTGTTGAAGgtattcaaaatttattaaaatatattcaacCACCAAGAGTatgtttataaatatttttaatatttctatttctatttgtataaaattttatttattattaacatattctaaaaaaaaaaaaaaatataggtACCAGGTGATgttcaaaatttattaaaagatccAAAAACTAATATTACAGAAAATTCCGATGATTTCTGGGTATTGGTTGCAGCACTCAAAGAATTTATGacaaataatgataacaCATTACCATTACATGGTAATGTACCAGATATGACCTCTGAAACTCATAATTTCATTCAACTTCAAAAAgggtatatatatatatatagagaGATAGATAgatatagtttttatttttataaaacttattatttattgattattaatcCCCCCTCCCCCCTTAATTATAACAATTTAGTTATCAAGAAAAAGCATTAGCTGATTTATCAGAATTTTCAGGATATGTTGATCAAATTTTAACTAAAGTTGGtaaatcatcaatttcatcagaTTTAGTAAAGAAATTCTGTAAAAATACTCGTTTCCTCAATATTATTAGATATAGAACTATCAGTGAAGAGTATAATCAACCAAAAACCAATTTAATCAAATCTGAATTAGAACAAGCTGACACAGTCATGGTCTTTTATATTCTCCTTCGTGGTATTGATAAGTTTTATAAAACCTATCACAAATATCCAGGTTCATCCGATGATTTCGAATCTGATATTCCTTTATTGAAAACTGTTATCACTCAATACTTggctgaaattaatatttcaaatgatttagttAAAGATGATTATATTGCAGAATTGTaagtttatatatatatatatatatattttttttttttttttttttcctcttcTAAAAATTATACTAATTATCttattgtttaaatattaaaatagtGTAAGATTTGGTGGTTCAGAACTTCATAATATTGCATCATTAATGGGTGGTGTTACTTCTCAAGAAATCATTAAACTTATCACTCATCAATACACTCCATTAAACAatacttttattttcaatggaATTAATAGTACTGCTGGATCATACAACCTTTAAAAAGATgtaaaccaattgaaaaaaaaaaaaaaaaaaaaaaaaaaaaaaaaaaaaaaaaaaaaatatgatacactactataataataaactttttttttttttaatgtacaacaacaatcaatatactttatttatttattttttatattttattttatttgttattttttagatttatttttataatttgaatgttcaattattatttcctttAAAAcgtcaaataaaaaaggaatatatattaaatcaatacctTTTTTCCAAGTAaaactattgttattgttaataataacattattattgttttgatCAGTTGTTGAAAATATCATATTGTTTACAATTTGTTTGGTACTGGCAAAaacttgataatttaaagaattaactAATTCATCTATTCCTTTTGCAATACCATTTTGAATATTGGTTGACCAATGTAcagatgatgatggtaaattaatattacaattatttgataaatattttctaaaatgataaatttgtaaTGATTCTGTTGTaggattttgaaaaattgaaaataataataatttaatacgATCCATTGTATTTCTATATCCAGGTGTAAATGATGAACTATTTAAACATAAAATCGATGAATGAATTATACCAAAATACCATCCATTTTTATCAGGTTGTtcataaaatattatatttgaaaaaatattaaaattattattattaaaaattgaatttaaattattattactattatttaatgaaatattattattattattattattacaattgttaatattattattattattattattattattattattattattattattattattattattgttattattattattattattacaattattataattaaaattacatatattattatttatattacaaattaaatcaaatgacAGGAGTTTACCTAattgttttagttttttttcaCCATTCTTTTGTGATGAAAAATATTCTTTATGATTTAATTGTGAGAAAAATTTTCCACCATTTTTATATtccataattaaaaaaaatggtttttcaatttgagtttgaataatattaaataattgttctGATTGAagttttgattgttttaataaattaatcgacattttattaaattcttctTCACAACTATCAATTAATCTCATTTCAGGTACtggatattttaaaattacttgCAATACCGATGCATATACATCTTGTACCATTGTATTTGATGATTTCAAAATAACTtgattaaaatcatcataaCCATTATAAAAAGTtactaaaataattatattattattattattattattagtattattgttattgttaatattgttatttaaaagTTCAATATTAACTAAATTGTTCCAATCAATATCTTGAATATcagaaattataaaattatttttagcaACACTAGAATTTAATGATGGAGATGAcgtatttaaaatatttccaTTTGTTTcgaaattatcaatattttgaataattattttatttaaattaatagaatcaattgaatttagtGAAGGTGAtaaatttggtgatgatattGGTGAATTATgaattttattgaaattattgaaattttcatttttagaattattttcaatattattattattattattattattattattatttttattattattattattattattattatttaaaatttcatttttaatatttaaattttcatttttaaaattattgttatttgttttattatttatttttttggttgaaaatatatttttaacttttttaataatgaatgtcatttttattttaaatttaataatttatttgatttaaaaataataaattaataaaaataattaattaattaattgaatttaataaatttaattaaataatataatcttttaatttaattataattttaatttttttatttttattttaattttattttttttactttattttattttattttactttactttatttttatttttatttttatttttaaaaataataataaaaaataaaatttataaaataattatatcaaaaaattaaatattaaaaaaaaatatatatttattttaattttaaattatattttttttaatttttttttttaaattattttttataattattttttaaattagatgaattttattttttttattgtgaaCTTGGCAAGATTAATCTTACATATGTATACaataaatttctatttttgtttttattttacaataaaataatttttcccTATCCTTGTACAATTtctatatttctttttacaaaaattttatttatctttattttcccCAATTTATTCATAAAATAACCACCTGCTCACCATAAATATTCTACCACTGTTAAATTTAACACAAACACCCACACTTTTATTCcaatacaattattaatagtttcCCATTAATTTaagaataattaaaataaaaaaaaaaactgccACCACACCACTATTTTGGgcatttgtttttataaaaaatgtgagttaataaattaaaaaagagaataTTGATATGATAAgtgaaaatttataaataaaattaaaaaaattgataaataaaatttttttcaaccACCTCAAGCATATCAATActtaacaatttaaaaaaccaagATAATCT
It includes:
- the nae1 gene encoding NEDD8-activating enzyme E1 regulatory subunit, which encodes MSTSTTDTDKYDRQLRLWGEDGQSKLERSHILLLNGSATGTETLKNLVLPGIGSFTVVDNKKVTESDLGNNFFVERSSLGKPRATVVCELLRELNDRVKGFSVEECPIHLINNNISFFKDFSLVVANRLSEEALLTLSQYLTEQNIPLLITNSYGYIGYLRISTPEHQIIESKPDDPIDDLRIYNPFKQLVDMADALELDKLNTQQHSHVPYVLLLIKFLKEWRSTHNDKMPETRAEKDEFKKFFNSHSWSADEMNFVEGIQNLLKYIQPPRVPGDVQNLLKDPKTNITENSDDFWVLVAALKEFMTNNDNTLPLHGNVPDMTSETHNFIQLQKGYQEKALADLSEFSGYVDQILTKVGKSSISSDLVKKFCKNTRFLNIIRYRTISEEYNQPKTNLIKSELEQADTVMVFYILLRGIDKFYKTYHKYPGSSDDFESDIPLLKTVITQYLAEINISNDLVKDDYIAEFVRFGGSELHNIASLMGGVTSQEIIKLITHQYTPLNNTFIFNGINSTAGSYNL